A portion of the Fulvia fulva chromosome 1, complete sequence genome contains these proteins:
- a CDS encoding Xanthine dehydrogenase gives MAPGLVDPQPAVEPSQQRNLSSVTEQYEDTLRFYLNGTKVVLDTADPEVTLLEYLRGIGLTGTKLGCAEGGCGACTVVVSQYNPTTKKIYHASVNACLAPLVSVDGKHVITVEGIGNVKRPHPAQERIAKGNGSQCGFCTPGIVMSLYALLRNTDGPSEHEVEESFDGNLCRCTGYRPILDAAQTFSSARGCGKSTSNGGGGCCMDDQTDGAKGCCQAGAKDDGQPIKRFTPPGFIEYNPDTELIFPPPLRRHEYKALAFGNKRKRWYRPVTLQQLLEIKSAYPSAKIIGGSTETQIEVKFKAMQYTVSVFVGDIPELRQCNFEDDYVEIGGNITLTDLEYLAVDAVAHYGERRGQPFSAINKQIRYFAGRQIRNVGTPAGNLATASPISDLNPVLLATNATIVARSLDETIEIPMTDFFKAYRVTALPPDAIIASIRIPVFNEKGEYMRAYKQSKRKDDDIAIVNAALRVHLDDDNVVRNCSLVYGGMAPTTVGAKKAMAFLEGKVFTDPKTLEGVMNALEQDFDLRFGVPGGMATYRKSLALGFFYKFYHEILAELNPEGTEIDQDCLAEIEREISKGRKDHAAGVAYEKKVIGKEQPHVAAMKQSTGEAQYTDDIPVQKNELYGCLVLSTKAHAKILGVDASPALDVPGVFEYVDHNDLPDPKANYWGAPNCDETFFAVDEVFTAGQPIGLVLATSAKQAEAGARAVRVDYEELPAIFTMEEAIEANSFFEHYHYINNGDVDRAFAGADHVFTGIARMGGQEHFYLETNAAVAIPKPEDGEMEIYSSTQNPSETQAYVAQVTGVAANKIVSKVKRLGGGFGGKETRSIQVAGICAIAAKKTRRPVRMMLSRDEDILTSGQRHPFLARWKVAVNKDGKLQALDCDIFNNGGWCQDLSAAVVDRALSHVDGVYKIPNVFVRGRVCKTNTVSNTAFRGFGGPQGMFICESFMEEVADRLEMPIEELREINMYKSGEKTHFNQELKDWYVPLMWNQLRQECDWERRTQEVAAFNAKSKWKKRGMALIPTKFGISFTALFLNQAGALVHIYHDGSILVAHGGTEMGQGLHTKMTMIAAEALGVSQDDVFISETATNTVANTSSTAASASSDLNGYAIWNACAQLNERLAPYREKLGKDATMKQLAHAAYFDRVNLSANGFYKTPDIGYVWGPNTGQMFFYFTQGVAAATVEIDTLTGDWTCLRADMKMDVGRSINPAIDYGQIEGAFIQGLGLFTMEESLWHRGSGQIFTKGPGAYKIPGFRDVPQEMNISLLKDVNWENLRTIQRSRGVGEPPLFLGSAVFFAIRDALKAARKQHGCEDVLSLVSPATVERIRVSCADPIIKRAHVEPQEGEKSFFISI, from the exons ATGGCACCCGGCCTGGTCGATCCTCAACCCGCCGTCGAGCCCTCACAGCAACGAAACCTCTCCTCCGTCACCGAGCAGTACGAAGATACGTTGCGCTTCTATCTAAACGGCACGAAGGTCGTGCTCGATACTGCGGATCCAGAGGTCACACTACTAGAGTACCTTCGAGGCATTGGCTTGACGGGTACGAAGCTAGGCTGCGCAGAAGGAGGCTGCGGTGCCTGCACTGTGGTGGTATCCCAGTACAACCCGACCACCAAGAAGATATACCATGCGTCAGTGAATGCGTGTTTGGCACCTCTAGTGTCAGTCGACGGAAAGCATGTCATCACAGTCGAAGGCATTGGTAATGTGAAGAGACCACACCCAGCACAGGAGCGAATAGCCAAAGGCAATGGAAGTCAGTGTGGCTTCTGCACGCCAGGCATAGTGATGAGCCTGTATGCTTTACTGAGGAACACCGACGGTCCGTCAGAACACGAGGTCGAGGAGTCCTTCGATGGCAACCTCTGCAGATGTACCGGGTACCGTCCAATCCTGGACGCAGCACAGACCTTCAGCTCAGCAAGAGGCTGTGGAAAGTCCACAAGCAATGGCGGTGGTGGATGCTGTATGGATGACCAAACAGACGGAGCAAAGGGATGCTGTCAAGCTGGTGCCAAAGATGATGGTCAGCCAATCAAGCGCTTCACGCCGCCTGGCTTCATCGAATACAACCCCGACACCGAGCTGATCTTCCCGCCGCCGCTAAGACGACATGAGTACAAGGCTTTAGCTTTTGGCAATAAGCGTAAGCGGTGGTATAGGCCTGTAACACTGCAACAACTACTGGAGATCAAGAGTGCGTATCCATCAGCCAAGATTATAGGAGGCAGCACAGAAACCCAAATCGAAGTGAAGTTCAAAGCTATGCAGTACACTGTCTCTGTCTTTGTTGGCGACATTCCAGAGCTGAGGCAATGCAATTTTGAAGATGACTACGTCGAGATTGGTGGTAATATCACGCTGACAGATTTGGAGTATCTTGCCGTGGATGCCGTGGCGCATTACGGCGAGAGAAGGGGCCAGCCATTCTCTGCGATCAACAAGCAGATTAGATACTTCGCTGGACGTCAGATCAGAAACGTTGGCACACCTGCTGGTAATCTCGCCACTGCTTCACCGATATCAGATCTCAATCCAGTGCTTCTGGCGACGAATGCCACAATCGTAGCACGGTCGCTTGACGAGACCATCGAAATACCCATGACAGACTTCTTCAAGGCTTACCGAGTCACGGCGCTTCCTCCAGATGCCATTATTGCCAGCATACGGATACCGGTGTTCAATGAGAAGGGCGAATACATGCGAGCGTACAAGCAGTCGAAACGGAAAGATGATGATATTGCTATTGTCAACGCTGCGCTCCGCGTGCATCTCGATGACGATAATGTCGTCAGGAATTGCAGCCTTGTCTACGGCGGAATGGCTCCTACCACTGTGGGCGCCAAAAAAGCTATGGCGTTCCTCGAGGGCAAAGTGTTCACAGATCCGAAGACATTAGAAGGTGTCATGAATGCCCTCGAACAAGACTTCGATCTACGCTTCGGTGTTCCGGGTGGCATGGCAACATATCGCAAGTCACTAGCTCTCGGCTTCTTCTACAAGTTCTATCATGAGATATTGGCCGAGCTCAACCCAGAAGGTACAGAGATCGATCAAGACTGCCTTGCGGAAATTGAGCGAGAGATATCGAAAGGCAGAAAGGACCATGCTGCTGGCGTCGCTTACGAAAAGAAAGTCATAGGCAAGGAGCAACCACATGTGGCGGCAATGAAGCAAAGCACAGGCGAAGCACAGTACACCGATGATATCCCTGTGCAAAAGAACGAGCTTTATGGCTGTCTGGTACTGAGCACAAAAGCGCATGCCAAGATCCTAGGTGTGGATGCTTCCCCTGCCCTGGACGTCCCAGGAGTGTTCGAGTATGTTGATCACAACGACTTGCCGGATCCTAAAGCCAATTATTGGGGTGCCCCGAACTGTGATGAGACATTCTTTGCAGTCGATGAGGTATTTACAGCTGGTCAGCCGATCGGCTTGGTGCTCGCCACATCCGCGAAACAAGCAGAAGCTGGTGCACGAGCTGTCAGAGTGGACTACGAAGAGCTTCCAGCGATCTTCACGATGGAAGAGGCGATAGAAGCAAACAGCTTCTTCGAACACTATCATTACATCAATAATGGCGATGTTGACAGAGCGTTCGCCGGAGCTGACCACGTATTTACCGGCATAGCACGGATGGGCGGGCAAGAGCACTTCTATCTGGAGACCAATGCAGCTGTAGCCATACCTAAGCCGGAGGATGGCGAGATGGAGATCTACAGCTCGACGCAGAACCCTTCAGAGACGCAAGCATACGTTGCGCAAGTGACGGGCGTAGCGGCGAACAAGATTGTGAGCAAAGTCAAGCGTCTGGGAGGTGGCTTCGGTGGGAAAGAGACTAGATCTATCCAGGTGGCAGGTATCTGCGCGATTGCAGCAAAGAAGACCAGGCGACCTGTAAGAATGATGCTGAGCCGTGACGAGGACATCCTAACTTCTGGTCAACGGCATCCATTCTTGGCGAGGTGGAAGGTCGCTGTGAACAAGGACGGCAAGCTGCAAGCTCTGGACTGCGACATCTTCAACAATGGAGGTTGGTGTCAGGACCTAAGCGCAGCTGTTGTGGACAGAGCACTGAGTCACGTTGATGGAGTCTACAAGATCCCCAACGTGTTCGTGCGCGGAAGAGTGTGCAAGACGAATACTGTCTCCAATACTGCGTTCCGCGGATTCGGAGGACCGCAGGGCATGTTCATATGCGAATCCTTCATGGAGGAAGTGGCAGATCGTCTGGAGATGCCGATCGAGGAGTTGAGAGAGATAAACATGTACAAGTCCGGTGAGAAGACGCACTTCAACCAGGAGCTCAAGGACTGGTACGTACCTCTAATGTGGAATCAGCTTCGCCAAGAATGCGACTGGGAGCGTCGGACGCAAGAAGTGGCAGCCTTCAACGCGAAGAGCAAGTGGAAGAAGCGCGGCATGGCTCTGATACCGACCAAGTTCGGTATCTCATTCACTGCGCTGTTTCTCAATCAAGCTGGCGCTCTAGTCCACATATACCACGACGGCAGCATCCTCGTCGCACACGGTGGCACAGAAATGGGACAAGGACTGCACACGAAGATGACCATGATCGCTGCAGAAGCATTAGGTGTCTCCCAAGATGATGTCTTCATTTCCGAGACCGCCACGAACACAGTCGCCAACACATCCTCGACAGCCGCATCAGCTTCCTCCGACCTCAATGGCTATGCCATCTGGAACGCCTGCGCTCAACTGAATGAACGACTCGCACCATATCGAGAGAAGCTAGGCAAGGACGCCACCATGAAGCAGCTCGCACATGCCGCCTACTTCGACCGCGTCAATCTCTCGGCCAACGGCTTCTACAAGACACCTGACATCG GCTACGTCTGGGGCCCAAATACCGGCCAAATGTTCTTCTACTTCACTCAAGGCGTCGCTGCGGCCACTGTCGAAATCGACACTCTGACGGGAGACTGGACCTGCCTCCGCGCTGACATGAAAATGGACGTAGGTCGCTCCATCAACCCCGCCATCGACTACGGACAAATCGAAGGTGCCTTCATCCAAGGTCTGGGCCTGTTCACAATGGAGGAATCGCTCTGGCATAGAGGCAGTGGTCAGATTTTCACGAAAGGTCCAGGGGCGTATAAGATCCCTGGCTTCAGGGATGTACCTCAAGAGATGAACATTTCATTGCTCAAGGATGTCAATTGGGAGAACCTGCGAACCATACAGAGGAGTAGAGGAGTTGGAGAACCGCCTTTATTCCTCGGGAGCGCGGTGTTCTTTGCGATTAGGGACGCGCTAAAGGCGGCGAGGAAGCAGCATGGATGCGAAGATGTACTGAGCCTTGTCAGTCCGGCTACGGTGGAACGCATCAGAGTGAGCTGTGCAGATCCCATCATAAAGAGGGCGCACGTGGAGCCGCAAGAGGGGGAGAAGAGTTTCTTCATTTCGATATAA